In a single window of the Streptomyces sp. NBC_00094 genome:
- a CDS encoding IS110 family transposase, producing the protein MSTSGKQLWVGIDAGKGHHWAVAVDADGTMVFSTKVINDESQILTLIDTALEKAGEVRWAVDISGRSSALLLALLIARGQRVVYVPGRTVNRMTGAYRGEGKTDAKDALVIADQARMRRDFTPIETPPELVSTLQLLTGYRRDLIADRVRLINRLRDLLVGICPALERAFDYSAAKGPVLMLTEYQTPSALRRIGVKRLTTWLERRKARGAGEIAAKAVEAAQSQMTALPGEDRAAKLVRDLAHQLLALDERIKDNDREIRDTFRTDERAEIIESLPGMGPILGAEFVAIVGDLSGYRDAGRLASHAGLAPVPRDSGRRTGNYHRPKRYNRRLRWLFYMSAQSAMMRPGPSRDYYLKKRAEGLIHTQALLALARRRVDVLWAMLRDKRLFTSAPPVTQAA; encoded by the coding sequence ATGAGTACGTCTGGCAAGCAGTTATGGGTCGGTATCGACGCCGGCAAGGGGCATCACTGGGCCGTGGCGGTCGACGCCGACGGCACGATGGTGTTCTCGACGAAGGTGATCAACGACGAGTCGCAGATCCTCACGCTCATCGACACGGCCCTGGAGAAGGCCGGCGAAGTGCGGTGGGCGGTGGACATCTCCGGCCGTTCCTCCGCCTTGCTGCTGGCGCTTCTGATCGCCCGCGGCCAGCGGGTCGTCTACGTGCCCGGCAGGACCGTCAACCGGATGACCGGCGCCTACCGCGGTGAAGGCAAGACCGACGCCAAGGACGCCCTGGTCATCGCCGACCAGGCCCGCATGCGCCGGGACTTCACCCCGATCGAGACCCCGCCCGAGCTGGTCTCCACCCTCCAGCTGCTGACCGGCTACCGGCGCGACCTGATCGCCGACCGGGTCCGTCTGATCAACAGGCTGCGCGACCTGCTGGTCGGCATCTGCCCCGCCCTGGAGCGAGCCTTCGACTACTCCGCGGCCAAGGGACCGGTCCTCATGCTGACCGAGTACCAGACCCCCTCCGCCCTGCGGCGGATCGGCGTCAAACGGCTGACCACCTGGCTGGAACGCCGCAAGGCCCGTGGGGCGGGCGAGATCGCGGCCAAGGCCGTAGAGGCCGCCCAGTCCCAGATGACCGCCCTGCCCGGCGAGGACCGGGCCGCGAAGCTGGTACGCGACTTGGCCCACCAGCTGCTGGCCCTGGACGAGCGGATCAAGGACAACGACCGGGAGATCCGCGACACCTTCCGCACCGACGAACGCGCCGAGATCATCGAGTCCCTGCCCGGCATGGGCCCCATCCTGGGCGCCGAGTTCGTCGCCATCGTCGGCGACCTGTCCGGCTACCGGGACGCCGGCCGCCTGGCCTCGCACGCCGGGCTCGCCCCGGTTCCGCGAGACTCCGGCCGCAGGACCGGCAACTACCACCGACCCAAACGCTACAACCGACGTCTGCGCTGGCTGTTCTACATGTCCGCCCAGTCCGCCATGATGCGGCCGGGCCCATCGCGGGACTACTACCTCAAGAAGCGAGCCGAGGGGCTGATCCACACCCAGGCACTTCTCGCACTCGCCCGCCGCCGGGTCGACGTCCTGTGGGCCATGCTGCGCGACAAGAGGCTGTTCACCTCCGCCCCACCGGTCACGCAGGCGGCTTGA
- a CDS encoding carbohydrate-binding protein: MLRRHARAACTALAAAGMALAGIQAGTATAAPDRAPVPKTAARTLATAAAQPALLAAMERDLGLTRPQALTRLANEAEAGATAARLRQGLGGAFAGAWVDGSESGTLTVATTRAADAAAIRATGADVRLVSHGLTVLERAKEALDRAATAEAPVRYVDVRANVLVVEETRPGAGARLVEVTGVPRDLVRVVTTAQAPRPLYDIRGGDAYYMGGGGRCSVGFAVTRGTTQGFATAGHCGRAGTTTSGFNQVAQGSFQGSIFPGNDMAWVAANTNWTSTPYVKGSGGANVQVTGSVLQPVGASVCRSGSTTGWHCGTIQQHNTSVTYPEGTISGVTRTTVCAEPGDSGGSYISGSQAQGVTSGGSGNCSSGGTTFFQPLNPLLQNYGLTLKTTGVDPGPGPGEPQPGGTWAAGKVYAAGDTVTYGGASYRCLQGHQAQTGWEPPNVPALWQRL; encoded by the coding sequence ATGCTCCGACGACACGCCCGTGCGGCGTGTACCGCGCTGGCCGCCGCCGGGATGGCGCTGGCCGGTATCCAGGCCGGTACCGCCACCGCGGCACCGGACCGGGCCCCGGTCCCGAAGACCGCCGCTCGGACCCTCGCCACCGCCGCCGCCCAGCCCGCACTCCTCGCCGCCATGGAGCGCGATCTGGGACTCACCCGCCCCCAGGCCCTGACCAGGCTCGCCAACGAGGCCGAGGCCGGTGCCACCGCCGCCCGGCTCCGCCAGGGTCTCGGCGGCGCCTTCGCCGGTGCCTGGGTGGACGGCTCCGAGTCCGGCACGCTGACCGTGGCTACCACCCGCGCCGCCGACGCGGCCGCGATACGCGCCACCGGCGCGGACGTCCGGCTCGTGTCCCACGGCCTGACCGTCCTGGAGCGGGCCAAGGAGGCCCTGGACCGGGCCGCCACCGCCGAGGCCCCCGTCCGCTACGTCGACGTCCGCGCCAACGTCCTGGTCGTGGAGGAGACCCGGCCCGGCGCGGGCGCCCGGCTCGTCGAGGTCACCGGCGTCCCGCGGGACCTGGTCCGTGTCGTGACGACCGCACAGGCCCCGCGCCCGCTCTACGACATCCGGGGCGGCGACGCGTACTACATGGGCGGCGGCGGCCGTTGTTCCGTCGGCTTCGCGGTGACCCGCGGCACCACCCAGGGCTTCGCCACCGCCGGACACTGCGGCCGCGCGGGCACCACGACGAGCGGCTTCAACCAGGTGGCCCAGGGCAGTTTCCAGGGCTCGATCTTCCCCGGCAACGACATGGCCTGGGTGGCCGCCAACACCAACTGGACGTCCACCCCGTACGTCAAGGGCTCCGGCGGCGCGAACGTGCAGGTGACCGGGTCGGTCCTGCAGCCCGTCGGCGCGTCCGTGTGCCGCTCCGGCTCGACCACCGGCTGGCACTGCGGCACGATCCAGCAGCACAACACCAGCGTCACCTACCCCGAGGGCACCATCTCCGGCGTGACCCGGACGACGGTCTGCGCCGAACCCGGCGACTCCGGAGGCTCGTACATCTCCGGCAGCCAGGCGCAGGGCGTGACCTCGGGCGGCTCGGGCAACTGCTCCAGCGGCGGCACGACCTTCTTCCAGCCGCTGAACCCGCTGCTGCAGAACTACGGCCTCACCCTGAAGACCACCGGCGTCGACCCGGGCCCCGGGCCCGGCGAACCGCAGCCGGGCGGCACGTGGGCGGCCGGCAAGGTCTACGCGGCCGGTGACACGGTCACGTACGGCGGAGCGAGCTACCGCTGCCTCCAGGGCCACCAGGCCCAGACCGGCTGGGAGCCGCCGAACGTCCCCGCCCTGTGGCAGCGACTGTGA
- a CDS encoding GH1 family beta-glucosidase, with protein sequence MTALDARLDAPALLRFPQGFRWGTATAAYQIEGAATEDGRTPSIWDTFSRTPGKVRNGDTGDIAADHYHRLDEDIALMRRLGVTDYRFSIAWPRVLPAGRGPVNAKGLDFYRRLVDGLLAAGIRPVATLYHWDLPQELEDEGGWTQRETAYRFAEYAGVMADALGDRVATWTTLNEPWCAAFLGYGNGVHAPGRTDALASLRAAHHLNLAHGLAARELRGALPASAEVSLTLNLHAVRPLSEAPEDKEAARRIDAVANRIFLEPVFHGRLPEDLVRDTAGITDWSFVGDGDLATAAAPIDSLGINYYSPSVVAAGSSESPSPWAGAERHVRFEPAPGPRTAMDWPVDASGLHELLIRLRDELPGVPLVVTENGAAYDDYADPSGNVKDPERVAYLHAHLSAVHRALADGADVRGYFLWSLLDNFEWAYGYSKRFGIVHVDFATQRRTLKDSARWYAEVIARGGLDG encoded by the coding sequence ATGACTGCGCTCGACGCTCGCCTCGACGCCCCGGCCCTCCTCCGGTTCCCGCAGGGCTTCCGCTGGGGCACCGCCACGGCGGCGTACCAGATCGAAGGTGCGGCGACGGAGGACGGCCGCACGCCGTCCATCTGGGACACCTTCAGCCGCACCCCGGGCAAGGTGCGCAACGGCGACACCGGTGACATCGCCGCCGACCATTACCACCGGCTCGACGAGGACATCGCCCTGATGCGGCGGCTCGGCGTCACCGACTACCGCTTCTCGATCGCCTGGCCCCGAGTGCTGCCCGCGGGCCGGGGCCCGGTCAACGCCAAGGGGCTCGACTTCTACCGGCGACTCGTCGACGGCCTCCTCGCGGCCGGCATCCGCCCCGTGGCGACGCTCTACCACTGGGACCTTCCCCAGGAGTTGGAGGACGAGGGAGGCTGGACCCAGCGGGAGACCGCGTACCGTTTCGCGGAGTACGCGGGCGTCATGGCGGACGCGCTCGGCGACCGGGTCGCGACCTGGACCACGCTCAACGAGCCCTGGTGCGCCGCCTTCCTCGGCTACGGCAACGGCGTGCACGCCCCCGGCAGGACCGACGCCCTCGCCTCCCTGCGCGCCGCGCACCACCTCAACCTGGCCCACGGACTGGCCGCGCGCGAGCTGCGCGGGGCGCTGCCCGCGTCGGCGGAGGTGTCCCTGACCCTCAACCTCCATGCGGTACGCCCTCTTTCGGAGGCGCCCGAGGACAAGGAGGCGGCCCGCCGGATCGACGCCGTCGCCAACCGGATCTTCCTCGAACCGGTCTTCCACGGCCGGCTCCCCGAGGATCTCGTCCGGGACACGGCCGGGATCACGGACTGGTCCTTCGTCGGGGACGGCGATCTCGCCACGGCGGCCGCGCCGATCGACTCGCTGGGCATCAACTACTACAGCCCCTCGGTCGTCGCGGCGGGCAGTTCCGAGTCGCCGTCGCCGTGGGCGGGCGCGGAGCGGCACGTACGGTTCGAGCCGGCCCCCGGGCCGCGTACCGCGATGGACTGGCCGGTGGACGCGAGCGGCCTCCACGAGCTCCTGATCCGGTTGCGGGACGAACTGCCGGGCGTACCCCTGGTGGTGACCGAGAACGGGGCGGCGTACGACGACTACGCCGACCCGTCGGGGAACGTGAAGGACCCGGAGCGGGTGGCGTATCTGCACGCCCACCTTTCGGCGGTGCACCGGGCCCTCGCCGACGGGGCGGACGTGCGGGGCTACTTCCTGTGGTCGCTCCTGGACAACTTCGAGTGGGCGTACGGCTACAGCAAGCGGTTCGGCATCGTGCACGTGGACTTCGCGACGCAGCGCCGGACGCTCAAGGACAGCGCCCGCTGGTACGCGGAGGTGATCGCCCGGGGCGGCCTCGACGGCTGA
- a CDS encoding carbohydrate ABC transporter permease encodes MTAPGTIEAPPRPPRPDRPSPAAPPRGRRPSRAGRTLHAGPVAYAILIIAVLVSAFPFYWTLVAASRSNADLAQVPPTLVPGPHLIRNFEAVLEEADIGKALLNSLIVSGSITLGTVLCCTLAGFAFAKLRFRGRGALLALTVGTMMIPPQLGVIPLFMMIAELGWVNQLQSVILPGLVSAFGVFFMRQYLVQTLPDELIEAARVDGASTARIFWSIVVPIARPGMAVLGLLTFMAAWNDFFWPVVALTSSEPTVQVALRQLGGGYVHDQSVIMAGTLLGTLPVLLVFGLLGRQIVGGIMQGAVKG; translated from the coding sequence ATGACCGCGCCGGGCACCATCGAGGCACCGCCCCGTCCACCGCGCCCCGACCGGCCGTCCCCGGCCGCCCCGCCCCGGGGCCGCCGCCCCTCCCGGGCGGGCCGCACCCTGCACGCGGGCCCCGTCGCGTACGCGATCCTGATCATCGCCGTGCTGGTCTCCGCCTTCCCGTTCTACTGGACCCTCGTCGCGGCGAGCCGCTCCAACGCCGACCTGGCGCAGGTCCCGCCGACCCTGGTCCCCGGACCGCACCTCATCCGCAACTTCGAGGCCGTGCTCGAAGAGGCGGACATCGGGAAGGCGTTGCTCAACTCCCTGATCGTCTCGGGCTCGATCACCCTCGGCACCGTGCTGTGCTGCACGCTCGCCGGCTTCGCCTTCGCCAAGCTCCGCTTCCGGGGCCGGGGCGCACTGCTCGCGCTCACCGTGGGCACCATGATGATCCCGCCCCAGCTCGGCGTGATCCCGCTGTTCATGATGATCGCCGAGCTGGGGTGGGTGAACCAGCTCCAGTCGGTGATCCTGCCCGGCCTGGTCTCCGCGTTCGGCGTGTTCTTCATGCGGCAGTACCTGGTGCAGACCCTGCCGGACGAGCTGATCGAGGCGGCGCGGGTCGACGGCGCGTCCACCGCCCGGATCTTCTGGTCGATCGTCGTGCCCATCGCCCGCCCCGGCATGGCGGTGCTCGGGCTGCTGACCTTCATGGCCGCGTGGAACGACTTCTTCTGGCCCGTCGTCGCCCTGACCTCCTCGGAGCCGACCGTCCAGGTCGCCCTGCGCCAGCTCGGCGGCGGCTACGTCCACGACCAGTCCGTGATCATGGCCGGCACCCTGCTCGGCACCCTGCCGGTGCTGCTGGTCTTCGGCCTGCTCGGCCGGCAGATCGTCGGCGGGATCATGCAGGGCGCCGTCAAGGGCTGA
- a CDS encoding carbohydrate ABC transporter permease, giving the protein MTLTAPVTPPKSVPASRRGSSVRRTWQKASPYAYIAPFFTLFAAFGAFPLLYTAYVSLYRVELQTPGDMEWRGLGNYTALLEDEFFWISLRNTFTIGVLSTVPQLVMALGLAHLLNYRMRGRTFLRTAVLLPYATSVAAATLVFAQLFGRDFGLINYLLGTVGIEPVDWQTGTVASQIAVSAVVVWRWTGYNALIYLAGMQSIPDELYEAAAMDGASRWRQFFHVTLPGLRPTIVFTVIVSTIGATQLFGEPLLLEGKISGGISHQYQTLGLYMYEQGWGFFHLGRAAAIAWVMFLLIVVLVGVNALIAHRRSRKEAGR; this is encoded by the coding sequence GTGACCCTCACCGCACCCGTGACACCGCCGAAGTCCGTCCCCGCGTCCCGGCGGGGGTCGTCCGTCCGGCGGACCTGGCAGAAGGCCTCGCCGTACGCCTACATCGCCCCGTTCTTCACCTTGTTCGCCGCCTTCGGCGCCTTCCCGCTGCTCTACACGGCCTATGTCTCGCTGTACCGCGTGGAGCTCCAGACGCCCGGCGACATGGAGTGGCGAGGGCTCGGCAACTACACCGCCCTGCTCGAAGACGAGTTCTTCTGGATCTCGCTCCGCAACACGTTCACCATCGGCGTGCTCTCCACCGTGCCGCAGCTGGTCATGGCCCTCGGTCTCGCGCACCTGCTCAACTACCGGATGCGCGGCCGCACGTTCCTGCGGACCGCCGTGCTGCTGCCGTACGCGACCTCCGTCGCCGCCGCCACCCTCGTCTTCGCCCAGCTCTTCGGACGGGACTTCGGACTGATCAACTACCTGCTCGGGACGGTCGGTATCGAGCCCGTCGACTGGCAGACCGGCACGGTCGCCTCGCAGATCGCGGTCTCGGCCGTCGTCGTCTGGCGCTGGACCGGCTACAACGCGCTGATCTACCTCGCCGGCATGCAGTCGATCCCCGACGAGCTGTACGAGGCGGCCGCGATGGACGGCGCCTCGCGCTGGCGCCAGTTCTTCCACGTCACCCTGCCCGGGCTGCGGCCCACCATCGTCTTCACCGTCATCGTCTCCACGATCGGCGCGACCCAGTTGTTCGGGGAGCCTCTGCTCCTCGAAGGCAAGATCTCGGGCGGCATCTCGCACCAGTACCAGACGCTCGGCCTCTACATGTACGAGCAGGGCTGGGGCTTCTTCCACCTGGGCCGGGCCGCCGCCATCGCCTGGGTGATGTTCCTGCTCATCGTGGTGCTCGTCGGGGTCAACGCCCTGATCGCGCACCGCCGTTCCCGCAAGGAGGCCGGCCGATGA
- a CDS encoding extracellular solute-binding protein, translating to MPIARAARPTTVAVRLGAVVLSGALLAACGSSSDGAATDGAGGEVTITVDLFGSFGYKEAGLYAEYEKLHPGVTIKQTDTEDEADYWKSLQTRLAGGGGLADVQGIEVGRIASVTQLQADKFEDLKKYGADTLKGQFAEAKWAAATGKNGEVLGLGTDVGPEAMCYRKDLFEKAGLPTDREELSKRWATWDGYLELGKQYKAKAPAKSAWLDSIGSLYSIMIGQEEERYYDASGKLIWEDNPALRAAWDHSVAASDSGLSAELDQWSPQWNQAFAAGSFATIPCPAWMLGYIKGQAGESGKGKWDVAALPGGAGNWGGSYLAVPRAAQHKKEAYELVAWLTAPEQQVRLFEKQGNFPSSTGAIEKVAAAKDPYFSNAPIGRIFGDAAKAAPVQVLGVHDQNIAQQITNALSEVERKGTAPEKAWENARKGVANTLG from the coding sequence ATGCCCATCGCCCGAGCCGCCAGACCCACCACCGTCGCCGTCCGCCTCGGGGCGGTCGTCCTGAGCGGGGCGCTGCTCGCCGCCTGCGGAAGCTCGTCGGACGGGGCCGCCACGGACGGCGCGGGCGGCGAGGTCACGATCACCGTGGACCTCTTCGGCTCGTTCGGGTACAAGGAGGCCGGGCTCTACGCCGAGTACGAGAAGCTCCACCCGGGCGTCACGATCAAGCAGACGGACACCGAGGACGAGGCCGACTACTGGAAGTCCCTCCAGACCCGGCTCGCCGGCGGCGGCGGCCTCGCCGACGTCCAGGGCATCGAGGTGGGCCGGATCGCCTCCGTCACACAGCTGCAGGCCGACAAGTTCGAGGACCTGAAGAAGTACGGCGCGGACACCCTGAAGGGGCAGTTCGCCGAGGCGAAGTGGGCCGCCGCCACCGGGAAGAACGGCGAGGTCCTCGGCCTCGGCACGGACGTCGGCCCCGAGGCGATGTGCTACCGCAAGGACCTCTTCGAGAAGGCGGGGCTGCCGACGGACCGCGAGGAGCTGTCCAAGCGGTGGGCCACCTGGGACGGCTACCTGGAGCTGGGCAAGCAGTACAAGGCGAAGGCCCCCGCCAAGAGCGCCTGGCTCGACAGCATCGGCAGCCTCTACTCGATCATGATCGGGCAGGAGGAGGAGCGGTACTACGACGCCTCGGGGAAGCTGATCTGGGAGGACAACCCCGCCCTGCGCGCCGCCTGGGACCACTCCGTCGCGGCGTCCGACAGCGGGCTGAGCGCCGAGCTCGACCAGTGGTCGCCGCAGTGGAACCAGGCGTTCGCCGCCGGTTCCTTCGCCACGATCCCCTGCCCCGCCTGGATGCTCGGCTACATCAAGGGCCAGGCCGGCGAGAGCGGCAAGGGCAAGTGGGACGTCGCCGCGCTCCCGGGTGGCGCGGGCAACTGGGGCGGCTCCTACCTCGCCGTACCGAGGGCGGCGCAGCACAAGAAGGAGGCGTACGAGCTGGTCGCGTGGCTCACCGCGCCCGAGCAGCAGGTGAGGCTCTTCGAGAAGCAGGGCAACTTCCCCTCCTCCACCGGCGCGATCGAGAAGGTCGCCGCCGCCAAGGACCCGTACTTCTCGAACGCGCCGATCGGCAGGATCTTCGGCGACGCGGCGAAGGCGGCCCCGGTGCAGGTCCTCGGCGTGCACGACCAGAACATCGCGCAGCAGATCACGAACGCGCTGAGCGAGGTCGAGCGGAAGGGCACCGCGCCGGAGAAGGCCTGGGAGAACGCCAGGAAGGGCGTCGCGAACACCCTCGGCTGA
- a CDS encoding glycosyl hydrolase — protein MPAPRTRPARHTGPALRTRTAPRTRPAAVLALVSALAALGLGPAAAPAAAATVPVGAGSYSDTRPAGTSGPTTNTGAPVTPKVTAAAQGKPVPTNDWWSSLAFQRYGDNPYSTPMYGHPLTYQAVAGGLEIGYPTSPAVVGEGRQYEYAHKRDLTLGLTGLNSPDTKADAWSDWTVTPYWSDGARTLRTTIGHGMPFVYAKGTGGDARITTATAPTVFADQGNVLGITVAGHHYALFAPGGTDWNISGSTLTAGLGGKDYFSVAVLPSTDALATYRKYAYSFVTGSTVNWSYDAGTVRATYALTTEAKEGTERGTLQALYRHQWLHTTDPLTPYTYVSPRGTMKVREAASFTTTQRAAATLPGLPGGSGVDAARLRGYLNEVANSSDPFSGAVDTYWTGKALGKLAQLVPLADQIGEGAIRDKLLGLIKGRLQDWFTAGGASEFSYDQAWKTLTGYPASYGSDTELNDHHFHYGYYVYAAAIVAQYDPAWAADSAWGSMVKTLVRDTANPSRTDGAYPFLRGFDVYAGHSWASGHQGFAAGNNQESSSESTNLSAALVLWGSATGDTTLRDLGTYLLTTEGEAIAQYWFDADQQVFPGGFQHDTAGMVWGSGAAYSTWWTANPEEIHGINVLPVTGGSLHLGGHKDAVRRNIAELERENGGPAVEWRDILWEFQSFADPAAAKAKWDAGHAGYTPEAGESKAHTYHWLTTLDALGAPDASVTGSVPTSAVFTKGTARTYVAHNHGATARTVTFSDGKSLTVPARSTATGNGTGTPDPDPDPEPSTGNTFQLRSGGTLTTAAGAAEVTDTILSAQGTNHDGTPSRPLTYEIKGVNGTLRPGGLTAFRLHVDAGTAVGLGQQARISYDLTGDGTFDRTETYHYFATDPVTGWEEYAQTRGLKSATGTLGDLRGGTLRLEVWSAIGNADARLRTGTATSVVVIPYD, from the coding sequence ATGCCAGCCCCCCGCACCCGACCAGCCCGCCACACCGGGCCCGCCCTCCGCACCCGGACCGCACCCCGCACCCGGCCCGCCGCCGTGCTGGCCCTGGTCTCCGCCCTCGCCGCCCTGGGACTCGGTCCCGCCGCCGCCCCCGCGGCGGCCGCCACCGTCCCCGTGGGCGCCGGAAGCTACTCCGACACCCGCCCCGCCGGTACCTCCGGCCCCACCACCAACACCGGCGCACCGGTCACCCCCAAGGTCACCGCCGCGGCCCAGGGCAAGCCGGTGCCCACCAACGACTGGTGGTCCTCCCTCGCCTTCCAGCGCTACGGGGACAACCCCTACTCCACCCCCATGTACGGCCACCCGCTCACCTACCAGGCCGTCGCCGGCGGCCTGGAGATCGGCTACCCGACCAGCCCCGCCGTCGTCGGCGAAGGCCGCCAGTACGAGTACGCCCACAAGCGCGACCTCACCCTCGGGCTGACCGGGCTCAACTCGCCCGACACCAAGGCCGACGCCTGGTCCGACTGGACCGTCACCCCGTACTGGTCCGACGGCGCGCGCACCCTGCGCACCACCATCGGCCACGGGATGCCCTTCGTGTACGCCAAGGGCACGGGCGGCGACGCCCGGATCACCACCGCCACCGCGCCCACCGTCTTCGCCGACCAGGGCAACGTCCTCGGCATCACCGTCGCGGGCCACCACTACGCCCTCTTCGCGCCCGGCGGCACCGACTGGAACATCTCGGGCTCGACCCTCACCGCCGGCCTCGGCGGCAAGGACTACTTCTCCGTCGCCGTCCTGCCCTCCACCGACGCGCTCGCGACCTACCGGAAGTACGCCTACAGCTTCGTCACCGGATCCACGGTGAACTGGAGCTACGACGCCGGCACGGTCCGCGCCACCTACGCCCTCACCACCGAGGCGAAGGAGGGCACCGAGCGCGGCACCCTCCAGGCGCTCTACCGGCACCAGTGGCTGCACACCACCGACCCGCTCACCCCGTACACGTACGTCTCGCCCCGCGGCACCATGAAGGTGCGGGAGGCGGCCTCCTTCACCACGACCCAGCGGGCCGCCGCCACCCTGCCCGGACTCCCGGGCGGCAGCGGCGTCGACGCGGCCCGGCTGCGCGGCTACCTGAACGAGGTCGCGAACTCCTCCGACCCGTTCTCCGGAGCCGTCGACACGTACTGGACCGGCAAGGCGCTCGGCAAGCTCGCCCAACTGGTGCCGCTCGCCGACCAGATCGGTGAGGGCGCGATCCGCGACAAGCTCCTCGGGCTCATCAAGGGCCGCCTCCAGGACTGGTTCACGGCGGGCGGAGCGAGCGAGTTCTCCTACGACCAGGCGTGGAAGACCCTCACGGGCTACCCGGCCTCGTACGGCAGCGACACCGAGCTCAACGACCACCACTTCCACTACGGCTACTACGTCTACGCGGCCGCGATCGTCGCCCAGTACGACCCGGCCTGGGCCGCCGACTCGGCCTGGGGCTCGATGGTGAAGACCCTGGTCCGCGACACCGCCAACCCCAGCCGCACCGACGGCGCCTATCCCTTCCTGCGCGGCTTCGACGTCTACGCCGGACACAGCTGGGCCAGCGGCCACCAGGGCTTCGCCGCCGGCAACAACCAGGAGTCGTCCTCGGAGTCGACCAACCTCAGTGCCGCGCTCGTCCTGTGGGGCTCGGCGACCGGCGACACCACACTGCGCGACCTCGGCACGTACCTCCTCACCACGGAGGGCGAGGCCATCGCCCAGTACTGGTTCGACGCCGACCAGCAGGTCTTCCCCGGAGGCTTCCAGCACGACACCGCCGGCATGGTGTGGGGCAGCGGCGCCGCCTACTCCACCTGGTGGACCGCCAACCCCGAGGAGATCCACGGCATCAACGTCCTTCCCGTGACCGGCGGTTCACTCCACCTCGGCGGACACAAGGACGCCGTCCGGCGCAACATCGCCGAACTGGAACGGGAGAACGGCGGACCCGCCGTCGAATGGCGGGACATCCTCTGGGAGTTCCAGTCCTTCGCCGACCCTGCCGCCGCGAAGGCGAAGTGGGACGCGGGCCACGCCGGTTACACCCCGGAGGCGGGGGAGTCGAAGGCCCACACCTACCACTGGCTCACCACCCTCGACGCACTCGGCGCCCCCGACGCCTCCGTCACCGGCTCCGTCCCCACCTCGGCGGTCTTCACCAAGGGCACCGCGCGGACGTACGTGGCCCACAACCACGGCGCGACCGCCCGTACCGTCACCTTCTCCGACGGCAAGTCCCTGACGGTTCCCGCGCGTTCCACGGCCACGGGCAACGGGACGGGCACCCCCGACCCGGACCCGGATCCGGAGCCGTCCACGGGGAACACCTTCCAGCTGCGCTCCGGCGGCACGCTCACCACGGCCGCCGGTGCCGCCGAGGTCACCGACACCATCCTCTCGGCGCAGGGCACCAACCACGACGGCACGCCCAGCAGGCCCCTGACGTACGAGATCAAGGGCGTCAACGGCACGCTCAGGCCGGGCGGGCTCACCGCCTTCCGCCTCCACGTCGACGCCGGCACCGCGGTCGGACTGGGCCAGCAGGCCCGGATCAGCTACGACCTCACCGGTGACGGCACCTTCGACCGGACGGAGACGTACCACTACTTCGCGACGGACCCGGTGACCGGCTGGGAGGAGTACGCCCAGACCCGCGGCCTGAAGTCGGCCACCGGCACCCTCGGCGACCTGCGCGGCGGCACGCTCCGCCTGGAGGTCTGGAGCGCGATCGGGAACGCGGACGCGCGCCTCCGGACGGGCACGGCCACGTCCGTGGTCGTCATCCCGTACGACTGA